The following is a genomic window from Miscanthus floridulus cultivar M001 chromosome 14, ASM1932011v1, whole genome shotgun sequence.
ACATGAAATTCAAACACACATGcagctgtatatatatataagttcATCAGATCAGATCACTTACCATGATTGGCACCAGCTCCTTCTGGTATGTCAGTCACCAACCTATATAAGTGTCATATAAGCAAGTCGTTGTTACATCAGTCACCAGGGAGGAATGCAGCATCATATGCATTCATGCATGCAACATATGCATGACACGAACTGAAAGCAGCAAAGATTGaagtagctagctagctgcttGTTGGAGCTTGAATGCTTGATTATAGTTGGACGGCGTGcagtcactactacacaaacgtttatggaggcgggcgtttttgattttccgcggcgggcaaagccgtccgccgcggcctagaggccacggtaaatcgtggcttaaccgcggcgggcggctttgcccgccgcggttaaccgatttaccacggcgggcgatgtaacgtgcccgctgcggtaaacatacttttaccacggcggtcacgttgaaccgcccgccgcggtaaattattttaccacggcggacacagtacagagcccgccgcggttatgttcgttagccgtggcgggcattatcatttgcccgcctcggtaaatttttccctgaattaaaaaaaatacagcagccatataattaaattcaaattcaaattcaaattcaaatcacatccagatttcacaaattaaacttaaaaagtatgcaggcattacacatgagataatatacatatatatacattcacttagtcgttcttgtcattgttaattcattacatttacatattgaagtcgttatacatgccctaaggtgtaatcttgcggacgcatcatcgtgggccatttcctcagcctctcgtactccggtaaaatcgctagctggctgttttcattgaagaacgtgctcccttcaagcacgcatttgtctaagacaaacttacatatgtccgcctttgtctgcttgaaggagtgttgggtgctctgcacgtctctccaccagttcaatccattcttgagcaccctccaactgctgctatactgcttgcactccctcaggtactcacagacgtagaagccacaggtttgtgatcctaccggttgtttggcacactgcatgatcgatacacaagcattagaatacaggcattagaacgcttatgaacagaacgcacaattaaacctttcaaatacttaccggaaagttgcgtctgattttgatacggttcttatgcttagccttaaaattctctgttcttcgatcatagcattcaggatccttcacgtactccttataagcgctatatgaaatgtactagtattaggcagggcattagaacgcatatgagaagacagttcagtcacttacactctgaggcaatcttcaaaggccttgtacccttttaagtttggcattctcaacgaatcaaatacgcaggccctgccatcctgagggtagatgataaatgcaacccagtgaccctcgaggccttggctgcgccattgaaacaaaatacaggttacaatgagaaataataatactagctagctacccacttatctctacaggcatgtcttcgacttacccaaagtggtaggcagctacgatacacccatttctcctgatcttcttcattgctcctagtatgtaccttgaaatgttcaacttctcattgtccatcagtttcttcctgtgcgcctctctctgtcgcttggtcaagtctttcatggttggatgattgtcatctaggtggtaaccaatgatgactctttgagcaatatgcattggagatagatagataacatcaagttttagttccttggatatataggccatcaacctgcaaggacaggcaacccaatcaccctcccatctcttatgtacctcatacaccagttcacggcctcctccgttgtgtatgcctcgatcatagagccctccgggtaagcgcggttatggacgtatctgttgagggtggacatgaaccgctcgtacgtccacatctggtgtaggtacacggggcctagttgatggatctgatcgaccatatgcatcattaggtgtggcataatatcaaagtaagatggtggaaagcacatctcgagctggcaaagggtctccgcgatgaactccttcagggcaggcagctcagccttatcaatgaccttctgagtgatgcgattaaagaagtatgacatccgtgtgatgaccatcttcacgtactctggacggatagccctaatcgcaattggtaggaacaccgtcagcatgacgtggcagtcgtgtgagttgtagccggtcattatgaggtctttcatggagaccaggctcttgatgttggaagagaaaccagtcggcaccttgatacccctaagcaacttaagaaaagccgtcctctcgtcttgcgttaggttgcaggccgcacccgggatatcgactttaccattctgaggcggtcccgggtgaaggtccggcctgatgcccagattgacaagatccgtccgtgacttaataccatcctttgtcttgcccttgatgtccagcaggacaccgatcgtgctttcgaagacatttttctccaggtgcatgcagtcgatggcatggggtgtattcagtgttttccaatacgacaggtacttgaagaaaattgacatcttcttgaaaggaacggcggcggggacttcctccgtctggtcccgctttcgcttccttgtctgcttgggcccctctttaggcggcttcttcttctttccaaactccacctgatccatgtccttgaccatctcatacacctttgttccccaactagtctgcgtcatttgatcacgctgcggctcgtcttgattgtcaaagtatttgttcataatacttcttctatacctatgatttttggtgaggaaccgtctgtgcctcgtgtacaccatcttattggatcccttaaggtaagtgtagcaggtctcgtcgatacaaattacgcagccggtcttccctttgatctgccccgatagtgagaagagaccggggtaatcggtgatggtgacaaagatgattgcttttagtgtgaacttctccttgcgggatgcatccaccatctggaccccaacatcaaatagtatcttcatttcctccatgaacggctctaggaacacatctatatcgttgccgggctgcttcggtccggagataagcatggtcagcataaggtacctacgcttctgacatagatggggaggtaggttgtacatggtgagcacgacgggccaagtgctgtgcgagctgctaagctcaccgaacgggttcatcccgtcagtacttagcgcgaacctaacatgcctgggctccttgccaaactccgggtaggcctcgtcgaaatccttccactgcttgccatcggatgggtgccgtagcttgccatcgtcgttcaggcggtcagcagatgcatgccaggacatgagcttggcatcgtccgggttcccgaatattgcacgcaggcgatcggtcacgggcaggtaccacaccgacagtgctggacttttcctgtgcgtgtaaccctcttcttcatcgtcctgctgagtcgagatctgtttggccacactgctcttctttgcccccttcttgttcttcttccgaccaccccgcaagtctccctcgtcttctgcatccacgcgacaaccagcatttttcttgtaccgactaaagccacagtgcggacaactcgtcaaattctcatactcattgccccgatacaggatgcagtggttagggcatgcatcaaactttctaagcttcatcgccactggccggatcagcttcttggcccgataagtattggcgggcaccttgttagccgttgggtacgtggtggcaaggtagcttaacaactcattgaagctagtgtcagaccaaccatgacgagccttcaacatcaacatatggaggttaaaacggagcgccgtgcagtcctttggacaatcgccgccgtccttatagagaggatcaactgccgcctgtttcaactctctgaaattctccaaccactttgggcaacccaacacaacgtcgtcttcatcgaagtgtttgactagatcttcaacaagctgcacatcctcgggttggctcacagtatcctgaccatcaacaccgtcgccggcttcgtcggccatgtcttgcattacatcatccaccgtgatgtaatcacgacaactgttgtcactgtcggctggcgcagctgctgcggaaggatctgtattcaccggtggtgctgtcgtcatcggcgtcgaagaggtaactccagatgcagcgccactcgcaccaactctttcgccgtgaaatgtccagactgtgtagccctcgatgaaaccatacatgatcaaatgagtttgcacctcgctgtctcggtgggctttcaggttcttgcaacgagaacatggacatatggttgtcatccgcttcagtctctcacggtgagctttaccagccgcaataaacttccttaattcaaagaggtaccgcggatcattcactctatcgatccggtacatccattccgatctatccatcgtatctgcgaacattatccatcacaatcaacattaaataaagaagaattaggagaaattgatgatttttacgtccaaaatcatgaaaaagagagaaaatgacgatgtgaaagatgaagcatgcatctatgatgaatctaaagttaaagaaatacataacatcattttttccattaaaattgatctagatctagatctagatctaaagagaactctaggtgatggaaataaagagagaggatggaaggagagagggagagcctttatgaacctcttatgatgtcctcctccctcaaatccaagcccttcaactcaaatcaaaagtttcctcaaattttagggcaaagcctccccccatgagttttgagagaggaagacccgtggagaagaaggagggtccgaGGGCTGTatatgtacaggctttaccgcggcgggcaacataaaacgcccgcctcggtaaatcaagtctttaccgcggcgggcagtttaaagcgcccgctatggtaaaccgtattaaccgcggcgggctattcataccgcccgccgcggtaaataacgattttatgcggcgggcaagtaaggtggcccgccgcggtaaaccaatttcccgcagcgggcgccccggtggccggcctcgctggccggccaccggttaaccgtggcgggcaaaaaaggtgcccgccacggagcgtgttttggccacgctgcgcaaattcattcctgtagtagtgagtGCTTACGTACCAATGGAGATACTCCCGTTTGGAGGGGTTGCTTGGGCTGGGTGCATCAGGGTCCAACATCACCAGCGTGTAGAACGCCGGCGTCCCGTCGCGGCGGCCTCCCGTGATGTGCACCGTCGGCTCGCCGGCCACCTGCGACGGCCTGAGCTCCGACCCGCAGGTTATCTCGTGCCCGCCGTACATCACTCGGAGCAGCGCCGACGCTGCGAAGTAGTCGACGATGTCGCCCACGATGCTTCCCACAACAAGCGGATCCCTCGACGACATGATGCGATCGAGTTAGCTAGCTAGTGCTGATTATATATATTCGGTCTGTTctttggttggtttctggactgataaacccagctgatgctggtttgttgtaagagaaaaacactgttggctggctgataagctctggctgaaacaaacgaacgaacaggctgattgatCGAACGCACAAAGCCGTTAAAGACGTACACTTGCTAGCTATAGCTTGCCAAGCTGAAATACTGCTAAACAAGCTAGCTTGATATATATGAGATCGATGGAGCTACTAGCTTAGCTTTGTGAGAGTTTGGCGTGATATGGGGGAGCGCGACTATTGCCTATTTATAGGCGGCTTCTGTCAAAAGAATTTATAGGCGGCTTCTGTCAAAAGAATTGTGGTGGAACAATCCTTGAGAAAAAGAGAATTAAGAGATCTGGAATGGGATGCCTCTATGCATGATTACATATATAATGGCATGTATACAGTGCAGTATATAATACAAGATATATGCTACCAGACCACTTTGGTTACTTAAATATTCCTCATCAGTCATcaaatcactactacaaaaaaatatttgtagcaacgggataattttttttagggacggctggtgatgaaGTCGGCCCTACAGTGGGCATGCTCGagacccacgagaccagccgctcctacaaatggcacagtaggggtgactgatgatacgagccgcccctataaataggtcgatttgtagggacggctcacttACCAGCCACACCCGGTGTTGCGATTTGTAGAGTGGCTCaatcaccggccgcccctacaaatcacacttgttcatcattgattatcatgaacagttgtgattttttttaatctctgggtaaactttgtaactagtc
Proteins encoded in this region:
- the LOC136504691 gene encoding protein TWIN SISTER of FT-like gives rise to the protein MSSRDPLVVGSIVGDIVDYFAASALLRVMYGGHEITCGSELRPSQVAGEPTVHITGGRRDGTPAFYTLVMLDPDAPSPSNPSKREYLHWLVTDIPEGAGANHGNEVVEYESPRPSAGIHRFVFIVFRQAVRQAIYAPGWRANFNTRDFAACYNLGLPVAATYFNCQREGSCGGRRYR